One Pseudomonadota bacterium DNA window includes the following coding sequences:
- the bchM gene encoding magnesium protoporphyrin IX methyltransferase gives MAGLTTYQERRGELEEYFDRTAADAWAKLTSDAPVSGIRATVRAGRDAMREQLMAWLPLQLGGARILDAGCGTGALSVAAAARGGDVTAIDLSPTLVQLADDRRPSDLPGRIEFRTGDMLDAGLGEFDHVVCMDSLIHYRAPDIVSALEQLAPRTRRSMVITFAPKTLALTLMHTVGRLFPRGDRAPAIEPVSETHLRRLIGRSQVLGDWQVADTRRISSGFYTSQAMELRRS, from the coding sequence ATGGCTGGCTTAACCACTTACCAGGAAAGACGCGGGGAACTCGAAGAGTACTTCGACCGTACGGCCGCTGACGCCTGGGCCAAGCTCACCTCAGATGCGCCCGTGTCCGGCATCCGAGCCACCGTGCGCGCCGGCCGTGATGCCATGCGTGAGCAGCTCATGGCGTGGTTGCCTCTGCAGCTCGGTGGCGCCCGTATCTTGGATGCAGGCTGCGGTACCGGCGCCCTGTCAGTGGCTGCCGCTGCGCGAGGCGGCGACGTCACCGCCATCGACCTGTCCCCAACCCTGGTCCAGCTGGCCGACGATCGCCGACCTAGCGATTTGCCCGGTCGTATCGAGTTCCGCACCGGCGACATGCTCGACGCCGGGCTGGGCGAGTTCGATCACGTCGTGTGCATGGACTCGCTCATTCACTACCGGGCGCCCGACATCGTGAGCGCCCTCGAACAGCTCGCGCCGCGCACCCGACGATCCATGGTGATCACCTTCGCACCGAAGACCCTCGCTCTGACGCTCATGCACACGGTTGGTCGGCTGTTTCCCCGCGGCGACCGCGCCCCCGCGATCGAGCCCGTGAGCGAGACCCACTTGCGCCGACTGATCGGGCGTAGCCAAGTGCTCGGCGACTGGCAAGTGGCCGATACGCGGCGCATTAGCAGTGGATTCTATACATCTCAGGCGATGGAGTTACGTCGGTCATGA